Proteins encoded within one genomic window of Mesobacillus subterraneus:
- a CDS encoding M42 family metallopeptidase, translating into MNEQTLSLFKTLTELPGAPGNEHAVRKFMREQLEQYSDELIQDKLGSVFGVKKGDPNGPKIMVAGHMDEVGFMVTSITKNGMIRFQTLGGWWSQVLLAQRVQIMTNNGPVTGVIGSIPPHLLDESKRNKPMEIKNMLIDIGADDKEDAIKIGIKPGQQIVPICPFTPMANEKKILAKAWDNRYGCGLAIELLQETKDIQLPNMLYSGATVQEEVGLRGAQTAANMIDPDIFFALDASPANDMSGDKNEFGQLGKGTLLRILDRSMVTHRGMREFILDMAETHDIQYQYFVSQGGTDAGRVHTSNQGIPSAVIGICSRYIHTAASMIHVDDYAAAKELLVKLVKAADKTTVETIKQNS; encoded by the coding sequence ATGAACGAGCAAACATTGAGCCTGTTTAAAACACTGACAGAACTGCCTGGAGCCCCGGGCAATGAGCACGCAGTACGGAAATTCATGCGCGAGCAATTAGAACAGTATTCTGATGAACTGATCCAGGATAAACTTGGCAGTGTTTTCGGCGTTAAAAAAGGTGACCCGAACGGACCGAAAATCATGGTTGCAGGCCATATGGATGAAGTTGGCTTCATGGTTACATCCATTACGAAAAACGGGATGATCAGATTCCAAACACTTGGCGGCTGGTGGAGCCAGGTGCTTTTGGCACAGCGCGTCCAGATCATGACGAATAATGGACCGGTAACAGGTGTAATTGGTTCGATTCCGCCGCATCTGCTCGATGAGTCAAAACGTAATAAGCCGATGGAAATCAAGAATATGCTGATCGATATCGGTGCAGATGATAAAGAAGATGCCATCAAGATTGGCATAAAACCAGGACAGCAAATCGTACCAATTTGCCCGTTCACTCCAATGGCAAATGAGAAAAAGATTCTTGCTAAAGCCTGGGATAACCGCTATGGCTGCGGCCTGGCAATCGAGCTTTTACAAGAAACGAAGGACATCCAGCTGCCAAACATGCTGTACTCTGGTGCTACAGTCCAGGAAGAAGTAGGCTTAAGAGGCGCACAGACTGCAGCGAACATGATTGACCCGGACATCTTCTTCGCATTGGATGCAAGTCCGGCTAATGATATGTCAGGAGATAAGAATGAATTTGGCCAGCTAGGCAAGGGGACGCTGTTGAGAATCCTTGACCGCTCAATGGTTACGCACCGAGGCATGAGAGAGTTCATTCTTGATATGGCAGAAACGCATGATATTCAATACCAGTACTTCGTTTCCCAGGGTGGCACGGATGCAGGAAGAGTACACACCTCCAATCAAGGAATTCCAAGTGCTGTAATTGGTATCTGCTCACGCTACATCCATACGGCAGCATCCATGATCCATGTCGATGATTATGCGGCAGCCAAGGAACTGCTCGTGAAGCTTGTAAAGGCGGCAGATAAGACAACTGTGGAAACAATCAAGCAAAACAGCTAA
- a CDS encoding YtnP family quorum-quenching lactonase, with protein MEKLELRNVKLEWLNGGVTHLDGGAMFGVVPKPLWSRKYSVNDKNQIELRTDPIFIQADGKNFLVESGIGNGKLNEKQKRNFGVLEESSLDSELNRLGLSTKDIDYVLMTHMHFDHACGLTKDTDGELVSVFPNAKIITSQVEWDEMRNPNIRSKSTYWKENWQGIEQQVETFEKEWSCGPIKMIHTGGYSDGHSILIIEDEEMTVVHMADIMPTHAHQNPLWVMAYDDYPMDSIFAKQKWLEFGISRDAWFTFYHDGVYRAVKFDQDGKITETIARKK; from the coding sequence ATGGAAAAGCTTGAGCTTCGGAATGTAAAGCTGGAGTGGCTGAACGGCGGAGTCACTCATCTTGATGGCGGCGCGATGTTTGGGGTTGTGCCAAAACCGCTATGGTCCCGGAAATATTCTGTTAATGACAAAAACCAGATTGAGTTGAGAACAGATCCAATTTTCATCCAGGCTGATGGAAAGAATTTTCTTGTTGAAAGCGGCATTGGCAATGGAAAACTGAATGAGAAGCAAAAACGCAATTTTGGAGTGCTTGAGGAATCAAGTCTGGATTCAGAACTGAATCGACTTGGTTTATCGACTAAAGATATTGATTATGTATTAATGACACACATGCATTTTGATCATGCCTGCGGATTGACGAAGGATACAGACGGGGAACTTGTTTCGGTTTTCCCGAACGCGAAAATTATCACTTCCCAGGTAGAGTGGGATGAGATGCGCAATCCAAATATCAGGTCAAAGAGTACATACTGGAAAGAAAACTGGCAGGGGATTGAACAGCAGGTTGAGACTTTTGAGAAGGAATGGTCATGTGGACCAATTAAAATGATCCACACTGGTGGCTATAGTGATGGACATTCAATTCTGATTATTGAAGATGAAGAGATGACAGTGGTTCACATGGCTGATATCATGCCGACACATGCTCACCAAAATCCTCTCTGGGTCATGGCTTACGACGATTACCCGATGGATTCAATTTTCGCCAAACAGAAATGGCTTGAATTTGGAATCAGCAGGGACGCCTGGTTCACTTTTTACCATGATGGTGTCTATCGTGCAGTTAAATTCGATCAGGATGGGAAAATAACAGAGACGATTGCGAGAAAAAAATAG
- a CDS encoding diacylglycerol/lipid kinase family protein — protein MEKIYFIVNPNAKNGSCREIWRNIEKELENLDIPYLAFFTEYSGHAQELAESIARKADGTPEVIAAVGGDGTLHEVVNGVASYSNITVGFIPGGSGNDFSRGFEIPKKAVHALSLVLENYGGKTEIDIGKIQHNELQKTYFMNNMGVGFDAAVAKDSNESSMKQLLNRFSLGRLVYVYILVKKLLTFRTIPIEVTTDGKVYKYSNAWFVTVSNQPYYGGGMKIAPVALPDDGILDITVVHQISRLKLLLVFVSVFWGKHTMFREVEQFTGKSITIESPDEVLAHADGEAIGYTPLKIQACPKALKILSGKNNKGHTEELKINDCH, from the coding sequence CGGGAGATTTGGAGAAACATAGAGAAAGAGCTGGAGAATCTGGACATTCCATACCTTGCATTTTTCACTGAGTATTCGGGGCATGCGCAGGAGCTTGCAGAGTCTATTGCCCGAAAGGCTGACGGAACCCCAGAGGTGATTGCAGCTGTCGGAGGGGACGGTACACTGCATGAAGTGGTAAACGGCGTTGCATCATATTCAAACATAACGGTCGGTTTCATTCCTGGCGGTTCAGGAAACGATTTCTCAAGAGGCTTTGAAATACCGAAAAAGGCAGTTCATGCTTTAAGTTTAGTGCTTGAAAATTATGGCGGCAAAACTGAAATCGATATTGGAAAAATTCAGCACAATGAATTACAGAAAACCTATTTTATGAATAATATGGGAGTAGGCTTTGATGCGGCAGTTGCGAAGGATTCAAACGAGTCAAGTATGAAGCAGCTTCTGAACCGTTTTTCACTGGGCAGGCTGGTCTATGTGTATATCCTTGTCAAAAAACTGCTCACCTTCAGGACCATTCCAATAGAAGTGACGACTGATGGCAAAGTGTACAAATACAGCAACGCCTGGTTTGTCACCGTTTCAAACCAGCCATACTACGGAGGGGGTATGAAGATTGCGCCTGTGGCTCTCCCGGATGACGGAATTCTTGACATCACTGTCGTGCACCAGATTTCGAGATTGAAGCTGCTATTGGTTTTCGTCAGTGTATTCTGGGGAAAGCATACAATGTTCCGGGAAGTAGAGCAGTTTACAGGAAAATCGATCACGATTGAATCACCTGATGAAGTTCTAGCTCATGCAGATGGTGAAGCGATCGGATATACACCGCTGAAAATCCAGGCATGTCCAAAGGCCTTGAAAATTCTATCTGGTAAAAACAATAAGGGGCATACCGAGGAGTTGAAAATAAATGATTGCCATTGA
- a CDS encoding PepSY domain-containing protein → MNWKAFFIGVGAGLAGAYAVKELASQKETVSADRVLNHAKAAFKKSGPISGSWINMTAEPYSIAPLDYQVYKGGISRNIDGKVEQYEFIADASTGAILDAYPLA, encoded by the coding sequence ATGAACTGGAAAGCCTTTTTCATTGGCGTTGGCGCCGGCTTGGCGGGTGCGTATGCTGTAAAGGAACTTGCTTCACAAAAAGAAACCGTGTCAGCTGATAGAGTGCTGAATCATGCAAAGGCAGCTTTTAAAAAATCAGGGCCAATCAGCGGCTCATGGATCAATATGACTGCCGAGCCTTATTCAATTGCCCCCCTTGATTACCAGGTATATAAAGGTGGCATCTCCCGCAATATCGATGGCAAGGTGGAACAATATGAATTTATTGCTGATGCATCGACTGGAGCTATTCTCGATGCATACCCATTAGCTTAA
- the pulA gene encoding type I pullulanase, with product MIAIERDFNAYLDQMDVITVLLPYSYFKGTSNEFRLKGEGVDLPLAIQEKVLLEDAVKYICLSSIRPEIGKTYEVLDENGGQTDLQIGAVIRTEEFDSLFFYGGDDLGVSYSRDKALFKLWAPTAAKMKLKFFKEGDPNPKLIDMTRIDKGVWSIEVAGDLELYRYSFLACINLEWREAVDPYATALTVNGGYGVVIDPEKAKGAHIDVPKIKQPVDAIIYEAHIRDLTMHPNSGAVNKGTYLGAAETGTKSETGIETGLSYIKNLGVTHIELLPFHDFEGVDELDPDREYNWGYNPVHYNVPDGSYASDPFDPYNRIIELKQLISSIHSQGMGVIMDVVYNHVYIREESPFEKIVPGYFFRHDAYDLPSNGTGVGNDIASERLMARKYIVDSVMFWLNEFHVDGFRFDLMGILDIETMTAVRNSVNSVSSDILIIGEGWDLNTPLPPDRKANISNQAKLPGIGQFNDWFRDCIKGSTFNIYDKGYALGNDRYLEAAKQVMAGSIGIGKRKHGLFLQPGQTVNYIESHDNHTLWDKLKISDPAQDETILKKQHRLATSMVLLAQGIPFLHSGQEFFRSKNGIGNSYRSPDEINWMDWDLRDANMGNVEYIKGIIDIRKSNEAFRLPDSEQIRKQMEFFSLPAPLIGFSLIEIKPSENWKKILVFLNPLMDQQLVQLTEEARWNVLADHEKASAQPFRHIEGDQLLLEPCSLFVLAK from the coding sequence ATGATTGCCATTGAAAGGGATTTTAACGCCTATCTTGATCAAATGGATGTTATTACTGTATTGCTTCCTTATTCTTATTTTAAAGGAACCTCCAATGAGTTCCGGCTAAAAGGAGAAGGCGTTGATTTGCCATTGGCAATCCAAGAGAAAGTATTGCTGGAGGATGCAGTAAAATACATTTGCTTATCAAGTATCAGGCCTGAGATAGGCAAAACCTACGAAGTTTTGGATGAGAATGGCGGTCAAACGGATCTGCAAATCGGAGCAGTCATCCGAACAGAAGAATTTGATTCACTATTTTTTTACGGCGGCGATGATCTTGGTGTCAGCTACTCACGTGATAAAGCTCTTTTCAAATTATGGGCTCCTACCGCTGCAAAAATGAAGCTCAAGTTTTTTAAGGAAGGTGACCCAAACCCCAAGCTTATCGATATGACTAGGATTGATAAAGGCGTATGGAGCATAGAGGTAGCCGGGGATTTGGAGCTTTACCGCTATTCATTCCTGGCATGTATCAATCTTGAGTGGAGAGAAGCTGTGGATCCTTATGCCACTGCTTTAACAGTCAATGGTGGGTATGGCGTCGTGATAGATCCGGAAAAAGCAAAGGGAGCACATATTGATGTCCCGAAAATAAAACAGCCAGTTGATGCAATCATCTATGAAGCTCATATCAGGGACCTGACGATGCACCCGAACAGTGGAGCTGTAAATAAGGGAACATACCTTGGAGCAGCGGAAACGGGAACAAAAAGCGAAACAGGAATTGAGACCGGGCTTTCCTATATTAAAAATCTCGGTGTCACACATATTGAACTGCTTCCATTCCATGATTTCGAGGGAGTAGATGAACTGGATCCGGACAGGGAATATAACTGGGGATATAATCCGGTTCACTATAATGTGCCGGATGGCAGCTATGCTTCTGACCCTTTTGATCCGTATAATCGGATTATCGAGCTGAAGCAATTGATTTCTTCTATCCATAGCCAGGGAATGGGAGTGATTATGGATGTTGTCTATAATCACGTCTACATCCGTGAGGAATCCCCTTTTGAAAAAATTGTTCCAGGTTACTTTTTTCGTCACGATGCATATGACCTTCCCTCAAATGGAACCGGAGTGGGGAACGATATCGCATCCGAAAGGCTGATGGCGAGAAAATACATCGTTGACTCTGTTATGTTTTGGCTGAATGAATTTCATGTTGATGGCTTCCGTTTTGATTTGATGGGCATTTTGGATATCGAGACAATGACTGCTGTCAGGAATTCGGTCAATAGCGTGAGTTCCGACATTTTGATCATTGGGGAAGGCTGGGATTTGAATACACCTCTCCCGCCTGATCGGAAAGCCAATATTTCGAACCAGGCAAAATTGCCAGGAATAGGGCAGTTTAATGATTGGTTCCGCGATTGTATTAAAGGCAGTACTTTTAACATTTATGATAAAGGCTACGCATTAGGGAACGATCGTTACCTGGAAGCGGCAAAACAGGTGATGGCTGGCAGCATTGGAATCGGCAAGCGAAAACATGGCCTGTTTTTGCAGCCGGGACAAACCGTGAATTACATTGAATCACATGATAACCATACATTGTGGGATAAGCTGAAAATAAGTGACCCAGCCCAGGATGAAACTATATTAAAAAAGCAGCACAGGCTCGCGACATCGATGGTATTACTGGCCCAGGGAATCCCATTTCTGCACAGCGGCCAGGAATTTTTCAGGTCGAAGAACGGAATTGGAAACAGCTACCGGTCTCCAGATGAAATAAACTGGATGGATTGGGACCTGCGTGATGCAAATATGGGTAATGTCGAATACATCAAAGGGATCATCGATATCCGTAAATCAAACGAAGCTTTCCGGCTTCCTGACAGTGAACAAATCCGCAAGCAAATGGAATTTTTCTCCTTGCCAGCACCGTTGATCGGCTTTTCGCTGATAGAAATAAAACCAAGTGAAAATTGGAAAAAAATTCTCGTGTTTCTAAACCCATTAATGGATCAGCAACTTGTACAACTCACTGAAGAGGCGAGATGGAATGTCCTCGCCGACCATGAAAAAGCTTCAGCACAGCCATTTCGCCATATAGAAGGAGATCAGCTGCTGCTGGAGCCATGCTCGCTGTTTGTGCTGGCAAAATAG
- a CDS encoding YtzH-like family protein, with translation MPLSHQDQVNLLKDILSNQQTDCCGSVAEYQQLERLIKSLMVNTNVDGNIKSILQDVYQYSQHGVNASDMEQHIQTNQGQLSQWVNDIGSFS, from the coding sequence GTGCCTTTAAGCCACCAAGATCAGGTAAATTTATTAAAGGATATATTAAGCAACCAGCAGACTGACTGCTGTGGTTCAGTTGCGGAGTATCAACAATTGGAACGCCTGATTAAATCGCTGATGGTCAACACAAATGTTGACGGCAACATTAAATCGATTCTTCAGGATGTTTATCAGTATAGCCAACATGGCGTCAACGCCTCTGACATGGAGCAGCATATCCAGACAAATCAGGGTCAGCTGTCACAATGGGTTAATGATATCGGAAGTTTTTCGTAA
- a CDS encoding phosphotransferase family protein has translation MEHLFGQDWEIVPAGGATGAAYFAQHEEQRLFLKRNSSPFLAVLSAEGIVPKLVWTKRLENGDVITAQQWMNGGELKPGDMNNDRVAKLLKKIHASEPLLGMLTRLGKSPLKPEMVLHALNEELDDELRGKQAVIESWTYLTANVSHIDVDEKVVCHCDVNHNNWLLTEDNQLYLIDWDGAMIADPAIDLGLLLYSYIPVEEWEEWLDKYGIILTENLKQRMKWYALAQSLSAIQWHKNQNRIPEMDKWIDFLKALI, from the coding sequence TTGGAACATTTATTTGGACAGGATTGGGAGATCGTTCCTGCAGGTGGTGCAACCGGTGCCGCTTATTTTGCGCAGCATGAAGAACAAAGGCTTTTCCTAAAACGCAATTCATCCCCTTTTCTTGCTGTTCTCTCCGCAGAAGGAATTGTACCCAAGCTTGTTTGGACAAAAAGGTTAGAAAACGGAGATGTCATTACGGCACAGCAATGGATGAATGGTGGAGAGCTGAAGCCCGGGGATATGAACAATGACCGTGTGGCCAAGCTGCTGAAGAAAATCCATGCTTCAGAACCGCTTCTAGGAATGCTTACGAGGCTGGGAAAAAGCCCGTTGAAACCCGAAATGGTCCTTCATGCCCTGAATGAGGAATTGGATGATGAACTTCGCGGGAAGCAGGCTGTTATAGAATCGTGGACGTATTTGACTGCAAACGTTAGCCATATTGATGTGGACGAAAAGGTCGTTTGCCATTGTGATGTAAACCATAACAACTGGCTGCTTACCGAAGACAACCAGTTGTATTTAATTGACTGGGATGGGGCGATGATTGCTGACCCTGCCATTGACCTTGGACTTCTCCTGTATTCCTATATACCGGTAGAGGAATGGGAGGAATGGCTGGATAAATACGGCATCATCCTGACAGAGAACCTTAAGCAGCGTATGAAATGGTATGCACTTGCACAATCACTTTCAGCAATCCAGTGGCATAAAAACCAGAATCGCATTCCTGAAATGGACAAGTGGATTGATTTTTTAAAAGCACTTATTTAA